The following proteins are encoded in a genomic region of Spirochaetota bacterium:
- a CDS encoding dihydrodipicolinate synthase family protein: MKVKDIPSAILADFRRGTVIPAMPLALTRERTFDEKHQRALLRYYIDAGVGGIAVGVHSTQFEIRDPDVKLFEPVLAFASREIDAYAAERSRPIMKVAGVCGRRTQAEDEARFAEKNGYHACLVSLAAYKNDTVEAMVDHIRAVASIMPVIGFYLQPSVGGRVLPYEFWRKFADIENIVGIKMAPFNRYQTFDVVRAVCEAGRENDITLYTGNDDNIVLDLLTEYNIRTARGETRVRIKGGLLGHWCVWTKKAVELLAEIHGITETGKPVPEELLTRAMEVTDTNAIFFDAKNGYAGCIPGLHEVLRRQGIFAGTWCLNTHEQLSPGQSDEITRLYRSYPHLHDDDFVRAHLDEWLA; this comes from the coding sequence ATGAAAGTTAAGGACATCCCATCGGCTATTCTTGCGGATTTCCGCCGCGGCACGGTGATACCTGCCATGCCGCTCGCACTTACCAGGGAACGCACCTTCGACGAAAAACATCAGCGCGCGCTCCTCCGATATTACATCGATGCCGGTGTAGGGGGTATCGCCGTCGGCGTGCATTCGACGCAGTTCGAGATACGCGACCCCGATGTGAAGCTCTTCGAACCGGTGCTGGCATTCGCCTCGCGCGAGATCGATGCATACGCGGCAGAGCGTTCACGGCCGATAATGAAGGTCGCCGGTGTGTGCGGCAGGAGAACACAGGCCGAGGACGAAGCACGTTTCGCCGAAAAGAACGGATATCATGCCTGTCTGGTAAGCCTCGCCGCATATAAGAACGATACCGTTGAGGCAATGGTCGATCATATCCGTGCTGTCGCATCGATAATGCCGGTCATCGGTTTTTATCTGCAGCCGTCGGTGGGCGGGCGCGTGCTCCCGTACGAGTTCTGGCGGAAATTCGCCGATATCGAGAACATCGTCGGCATCAAGATGGCGCCGTTCAACCGCTATCAGACCTTCGATGTCGTACGCGCCGTCTGCGAAGCGGGCCGTGAGAACGACATCACGCTCTATACGGGCAACGATGATAATATCGTGCTCGATCTCCTCACCGAATACAATATCCGCACCGCTCGCGGGGAAACGCGGGTGCGCATCAAGGGCGGGCTTCTCGGCCACTGGTGCGTGTGGACGAAAAAGGCCGTCGAGCTTCTTGCTGAGATACACGGCATCACCGAGACCGGCAAGCCTGTGCCAGAGGAGCTTCTCACGCGCGCCATGGAGGTCACCGATACGAACGCGATATTCTTTGACGCGAAGAACGGCTATGCCGGATGCATTCCCGGTCTCCATGAAGTGCTTCGCCGTCAGGGCATATTCGCCGGTACCTGGTGCCTCAACACACATGAGCAATTGTCCCCCGGGCAGAGCGATGAGATAACTCGTCTGTATCGTTCATATCCGCATCTGCATGATGATGACTTCGTACGCGCGCATCTCGATGAGTGGCTGGCATAA
- a CDS encoding TetR family transcriptional regulator yields MGRKAEATKANILAIAITEFAERGFDGARINVIAEKAKINKERIYAYFESKEGLYTAVVDETYGRVVTAEEPLSALTENDAERMTERIISLYFDFHRAHPEFSRILVWENLGGGGYAKDFGTRRKKIFGHLAAIYDAGRRRGVFKNDVSFESYIFTLTAVSFFYFSNLRTMSRTLSLNLSDTDVTGRIVRECIALLSRSGGD; encoded by the coding sequence ATGGGCAGAAAAGCGGAAGCGACAAAAGCGAATATCCTTGCCATCGCGATAACCGAATTCGCGGAGCGCGGTTTTGACGGTGCGCGCATCAATGTCATTGCCGAGAAGGCGAAGATCAATAAAGAGCGCATCTACGCGTATTTCGAGAGCAAGGAAGGCCTCTATACCGCCGTCGTCGACGAGACATACGGAAGGGTGGTGACCGCGGAGGAGCCGCTTTCAGCGCTTACCGAGAACGATGCAGAACGCATGACAGAACGGATAATCTCGCTCTATTTCGATTTTCACCGCGCACACCCGGAATTCTCCCGCATCCTGGTCTGGGAGAATCTCGGCGGAGGAGGATACGCGAAGGATTTCGGGACACGGCGAAAGAAGATATTCGGTCATCTTGCGGCTATCTACGACGCCGGGCGGAGACGCGGTGTTTTCAAGAACGATGTCTCCTTCGAGAGCTACATCTTTACGCTGACGGCCGTCTCGTTCTTCTATTTTTCCAATCTTCGTACGATGAGCCGCACACTGTCGCTCAACCTGTCGGATACGGATGTTACGGGGCGTATCGTACGTGAATGTATCGCATTGCTGTCGAGATCGGGAGGGGACTGA